DNA from Mucilaginibacter mallensis:
TTTTTTCCAAGTATCAACCGCAACGGAGGATTTGGGGAGTCTACCAGTAGTAGAATTGCTTCTGAAGTAGCTTGAGGGTCTCCATAAGCATCTGCCGCCTTAAACTCGGGGTTGGCATATAATTCGGCCTTCATGCTATCATATGCCGGTATGGAAATGCTCTTAACTGAAGAATTATTGAAATCAGTCGCATATCCGTTAGGTTCTACGATTGTTATATGAATACCCAATCCTTTTACTTCCTGAGCCAGTGCTTCGCTGAGTCCCTCTACAGCAAATTTCGACGCGCTATAGATCCCCACTGTAGGAAATGCATAAATGCCAAGAGCACTGGATAACTGCAAAATGTGGCCACTCCCCTGAGCCCTAAGTATCGGTAACACAGCCTGGGTGATCCACAAGGTACCAAACAGGTTGGCGTCAATAATATCTCTTGCTTCCTTTTCACTTAATTCTTCTATTGTGCCAACCACGCCTGTGCCAGCATTATTGATCACCACATCAATGCTGCCGAAATGAACATTTGCTTTCGCTATCGCAGCAAAACATGCTTCTCTATCCGTTATATCCAGTTCCAAAGTCAGTACCGCGCTTTCATATTTTTCCGCTAAGTCTTTTAAACTGCTTAAATTTCTCGAAGTAACAACTACTTTGTCGCCACGATCTAAAAAGGCTTCTGCCCATATTTTTCCAAACCCACGGGATGCACCCGTTATAAAAATTGTCTTTGACATGTTTTTTGTTTTAATAAGACAAATTTAGTTCAGCCACCTGTTTGGAAACGTATACGAAATACCGGAAAAAGGAAACATTTTTACAATAATTGAATGCAAGCCGAGGGGGAAATTTATATGTCAAATCACTTAATTCAATTACTCCAATCCTTTTTTCAACGGGTTCCAGAATGGCTTGGCTTTTATGCGACGGGCATCCCACTTTAATTCTTTACGAAAATAGTTGTGTACCTGAATGCATACACGACTATCACCTGCGACGTAAACCATGCTATTTGGCGAAAAGTTCCGGATTAAGTCCGGTATTTTTTTCAGTATATGGGCACCTGCATTGTCGGCGAAATTATAAAATTCAAATGGTCGGGTATTGTCAATATCCTCGAAAAGATTTTTTTTATCGGGGCTATAAATAATGCTTTGAACACGGCTACCGTTTGATAAACTACGGTTCATTTCATACAAATGGCCTAAAGCCGATGAATCGCCTATAAACAGATGGTTATCGGCAGCATTGTCAACAGCTAAACTGCTTTTGTGCCAGCCGAAAGCCACCTCATCGCCAACCGCGCAGTTCATTGCCCAAGCGGAACCCGGACCGTTTGAATGTACACAAACAACCAGGTCGAGTGTTCCCTCGATTTTGTCCAACTTCCAGACGGAATAACTACGGATATTATCCTTAAATGCCAGATCCTTGTTTTTTCCCACAAATACCCGTAGAAAATTTCCAGGTATAAAATCGGCTTGCTGAATGGTGACACCTTTTAACTGAATGTGGTAGGCGTCAGGCGTAAGTTGCGCTTTGTAACTTATCTTTGCCTTATTTAAAATGCTGCTAATTAGTTTTGCAATAATTCCCATACAGGTCTTTAATTGTTAAGACGAATGTGAATGAAAAACATTTTAAAACGCATTTGAAGATATTTATATTCTGCAATTAATGCAAAGGGATGTTTAGGGAAAAAGAAACTCATGTGTATACTAATAATAGTAGACAGTGTAAAAGAACGGGAAAATGGCAAAATGGGATCGTTTATACATATTTTGAATCTTCAAACTTGGCCATATGAACAAAAATTCTTATCTTAGTGTATTGAATTTCTGCTTTACAAATGTGTTACAGAAATTCAGGATTATGGATTAACGTTCTGATAGATAATTAGTTGCAAGATATATTCCTCGCTCTTACAAGCAGAGGGTCACTGGTTCGAACCCAGTAACTCCCACGAAGCCCGATAAAAATATCGGGCTTTTCTTTTTTAGTGTAGTCGCAGACTACGAGCATAGTCATCCGAAGTTGGAAACTTCGGATAGCGAGGGTTAGTACTGCTATGAGCTGAATATTGATCTTTAATGGATCAGCATCGACATATAACGTTATTAAACAAGTATCAAATGGGTTTTAGTTAGGAGGTGTACCGCTGCCGCCCCCTCCTGCTACTCCGGAAGAGGCTCCGGTTAGCGTATGAGTACAAGTAGCTAGACCATTAGGCGCTGCTGGAGCTGTACAACCATAGGTTGCCACAGCATTTACTGTTATAGAATATGTGGTATTTTCCACAACGCCAGAACCTTGCATAATTGACTTTACAGTTCCGCCGTAAGTACCTGGAGAAACAATGCTAGACCTTGCAGTTATCGCAGCTGGGCCGCCGTAAGTAAGAGAATAATTGCTTGCAACAGCTTTAAGTCCCTGTACCTCATATGAATTGGGAGCTGTGACCAAGGTGTATCCTGCTGAAAAACTAACATTGTATAAATCATTTAATTGTGCATGGAATAAGCCGGGGACTTGTGCAGCATCGAGAGGAGCAAAGGTAAAGTCAATAATTGTGGATTGTATATCCTCTAATTGGACAATATTCGATTTAACATTGACAACCTGTCCCTTAACAGAGTCTGTTTTTTGTAAAAGTCTGTCCGGTTTCAACAAATTTAAAAGCATCGTACATTTCTTTAAAGCTTTTAAATTTCATCGGGTTTAAGTGTTTTCCAGTAGTATCTGATATCGGGGTCAGACTGACCATTTTTTCAAGTTTTGCTTTGTAATATGATTCTGAAAGCCGGCTGGTTGAATTGTTTGTCAAATCCTTTTTTGCAAGAAAAAATTGTAAGACATACCATGGAAACGATGAGAAGTGATTTTGTCATTTTTGATTTGGTTTAAGTTAGATTACGGATTTTTATACATTTCTGAATTGGGTACTTGTTTTAAGATTGGTGTATTATGCGGAAGCTTGAATAAGTCAAGGTTTTGTCTGTCGTTATTTATTGAAGTAACCTCCATCCTAAATATTGCTGTTATTTTTAGTGTATCTTTAACGTTAGCTTGATTTTCGACATCAATGCTCATAACCTGATATTTGAAATCAGCATCGAAAAATCCATTTATGGGAGAATATAAAGATTGCTTTTTAGCAGTATAAACAAACCGAAGCCAGTTGCCTTTATCGGAATGTTTATAGCGAGCAACGTAACACTGAATTCCACATAGAATAATTACCTTTTGATTAATGGTGTCAATTAAAAGATGTTTCTTGCTTTTAAACAAGAAAAGGCTTTTGTAAAACATTTCATCTGAGTTGTATTTTAGAGAGTCTTCTGATAAATACAGTTTGTTTTGTTGGGTGAAATATGTATACACAGTTTTGTTTTCCCAATCAAGTAAATAGGTCGGAATAACAACACTCGCGGTTAGTGTACTTTCCATTTTGGTCTTATTTGGCAACTCCATTTGGCGTTTAGTGCTATCTGTGGAAATGAACTTTTGGGAGCCCTGCCTAAATACCTTATTATGATAGACATGATAATCAAAAGTCATGAAATCCTGATATTCAGTACTTAATTTTACCGTGTCGGAAAAAGGAAGCCATGATATTTTTATGCTAATGAAACCTTCACCCAAATCTGTAGGCAAAATAAACTGCGCCATGGCGTTGAAAGACAGGCATATTACAAATATACTGAAGAGAATTTTTTTCATATGATGTTTAGGTATCTATTCTTTCTCTTTTTCAAAAGAAAGGATATAGATTATAAAGCAATTTTTATTTAAATTGCAATTAACTAAATGTAATCACTAACGGAACAATATATTTGCCATATATTATCCATTACTACTAAATATTTTAACCCCCGCTGTTCGTAGACTTTCGTCTACGAATTATTAGGCATGTAGTCTGCGACTACACTTTTTGTATAATGGAGCTTGGAATATTAATTGCACTGAAGTAAAAATCAGTTTATTGGCATGTTGAACCATGAACGTAAATCTAAAAGGAAATGGTTCGATATATGTACAATAACACCACTTAAAAGTCCTCGGATTAATTGCTGAGGGCTTTATCGTTTAAGTAATCCTATCAGGGTTGATAACCATTCAATTTTAAGTTGCCCCCAATAATGTATAAGTCTAAATCTGCTATACTTTAAAGTATGGGCAGCTCTACAAAGAAAGTTGTTCCGTTACCTGATTTGCTCTCAAACCAGATCCTACCCCCATGTGCTTCCACTATTTGTTTGGAGATGGCCAATCCTAAGCCAAATGGTTGTTCACCGGCTGTTCCGGCTCTTTTTGCTTCGGTGAACATATCAAATATTTTGTCCTTCATTTCAATAGGAATCCCGATGCCATGATCTTCCACGGTGATTAGCACACGGCCATTCAGTTCCTGTACATCTACATAGATGTCAGCACCGCTGGGGCTGAATTTTATAGCATTGGCAATTAAATTACTTATTACCCGCCACAACTTTTCCCGGTTAACCGACAAGGTAACAGGTGTGGTATGTAATTTAAGTTGCTGTCCCTTTGCTTCTGCCTTATAATGCATCAGACCCACGCAATAATGGAGCATAAGGGAGAGGTCAACATGTTCTTTTTTTAGTTCTTCAACCTTTGTATGTACCTGGAGCAGGTCGCTAACCAGTTCTAAAGAGTTTTGTCCCGAAGTTTTGATCAGTTCCAGCATCATCCGGTCTTCTGTTGAACGGTCGTCATCATCCAGCATAAGAGCGGCTATAGAAGTAATACCGCCAATGGGATTGCGAAGATCATGCGCCGCGATCTGCATCATCCGGGTATTATCTGCCTGGCTTTGCTCCAAGTCAATCAGCGTTTTTTGCATATTGCTGTTCTGTTCGCTAATCTGCTTGTTTAAATGGCGGGAGAGCTTATATAGACGGTAAATGAAAATGATCAGCATAATACTTACCAGGCAACCCGTAATCAGCAGAAATATTTCAGTCTTATTATTTTTATTATTGGTTTCCAGCAATATGTTATCATCCTGTATCGCATTATATTTGATATAGTCGCCAATGAATTTTTTCTGGTTTTCATTCTCTGCTGTCAGCGCTGCTTCCAGTAAACGGTGAACGGCAATGATCTTATCTTTATTGCCAGCCATTTCGGTATAGGTTAAAACGACTTTTAATACTGGGACCCTTAGAAAAATGTACCCCTTTTCCTGCGCCAGCTGATAGATACGGTCATAATAACTCCGTACACTATCGGGTTTGTCCGAATAATAAGCGGCATACAGCTCCAGCGAGTTGGCTTGAAGATATTCCATTCCGGCATTCCTCGCTTCGGATAAGGACCGAATGATCAGTGGCAAGGCCTCCTTTTTGAGATTTTTATTAAGCAGCATACCCGCCCGTATCTGCAGTATGGCAATCAGCATCCGCTGATCTTTGTAACGTAGTGCAATTTTCTGTGATTTATCCAGGTAATACCGTACACTGTCATCAGAAAGTGCGCCATTGAGCATACAATAATTAGCATATACCAGGCTCATGATGCTGTCCTGTTTCAGGTTGCGGCCCGTTTGGATGGCCCGGCGGGAAAGTATTTTAGCCTGGGTAGTATCAGTAATACTGGCATATACGGTAGCCATGTTCATAAGTGCCTGAGCTATATTTGCCGTATCTGACTCCTGTTGGTAATCATGCAGTACCGTGCTGAATAATTGCAATGACTCCCTGCTCAACCCCCTCAGAAAAAGTGCTGTAGCAATTACATTGTCCGCATCTGTTACCCCCTTGCGGTAATGTAACCTGATAGCTATAGTTTTAGCTTTCATCCCATAATAAAAACAACTGTCGGGATTTTTCAGATGGTAGAGCATTCCTATCCGGTTTAGGCTGTTGACCTGGCTGATACTATCTTTTATGAAAGGCAGTCTGTGCTGTTCCTGCCGTATCAGCACAGACTGCCCTTGTGCCTGGCTATAGCAAAGCCATACCACAAGAAGTGAGATAAGATAAGGGAGCGGCCTGGGAAAATGCATAGAGGTTAAAAACTTAATCCTAAGTTACAATTTTCCCCGGTTATAGATACAGGTTATATATTCAATCTAACAATGTGAAGTCATTGATCACTTTACTTCGGAATTGCGGTCAAATGATCCCTAACTATTGAGCTTAGCTTTTAAAAATTCGCTGGCCATACGCATGGCTTCCTGCCCCATAGTGCCCATGCCGAAAAACCCATGTGTGTTTTCGTAGTTTTTATACACAGTATCTACCCCGACTGCCTTTAGTTTGTCGGCATAGGCTTTCCCCTCGTCGCGAAGCGGATCGTAGTTTGCGGTCATCATTAAAGCAGGGGGTAAACCCGAAAAATCCTTTGATCTTAAAATAGAAGCTTCTTCAAAACCGGCCGGGTCTATTAAAAAGCTATCCCAAAACCATTGCATTAATTGAGCAGTGAGTACATATCCTTTCCTGTTTTCATCCCATGAGGGATGATCGGCGGTGTAATGATCGGTTACAGGATAGGTAGCGAACTGGGCTTTAAGCTTAACGCCTGCGGCAGTCAGCTTTTGTGCTACATACAGGGCCATGTATCCTCCTGCACTGTCGCCGGCTACAGCCATGCGTTCAGGTATGCCTTGATAGCGATGTGCATTTTCAATCATCCAAAGCGTAGCTGTAACACAGCTTTCCGGGCCTGCGGGATAAGGATGCTCGGGTGCCAGCTTATAATCTGCCGACATCACCACCGCGCTTGTGTTTGCACAGATCTGCCGGCAAATTTCATCATGCGTATCCAAACTCATCAACACAAAGCCACCGCCATGAAAATAGGATACCACCGGAAATGGCCCATCACCTTCTGGAATATAGATCCTGATCGGGATATTATCTTTTGCGGTGATGGTGTTGATCACCTGCGCTACCGGTGTGGGATTTGGGTTCGGTGGTGCCAGCTTCATCATTTCCCTGGTTTGTTTAGCGGGGAAACGGTTCAATTTATCGTAGCCATGCGCTTCGGCAAAGGCAATAGTTTGCAATACTTCTTCAGAAAGTGCCATTTTATTAAGAATTAAAAGGTTAAATAATTTTTCCTGGTGGATCAGAAATTAATTGAACAAGACTGGATAATCGGTGTATCCTTTAGAGCTAGGTGTATACAAGGTTGTAAAATCCGGTGCGTTCAACTCTGTTCCGTTAATAATACGCTGCTCCAGATCGGGGTTGGCCAAAAAGGCTCTGCCAAAGGCGATGAGGTCCGCATCTCCATTGTTTAGCTCTGCTTCGGCTTTTTCGGCAGTATAGGTGTTACAATAGATCAGTGTTCCTTCAAATTCGGTACGTATAGCTGCTAAGGTTTGTGCAGGTATCTGCGGATTTATGCTAATATGTACATAAGCAAGGCCGATACGGTTAAACTCCCTGCTCAAATGAATATAAGTTTCCTGTGTGGTATCGGCATCATAGGCTTGCAGGTCGCCCAGGGTGGAGTTTGGTGAGATCCTGACCCCCACTTTTTCTTTACCGATAGCATCAGCTACGCGTTGCGCCACTTCTATCGCAAACCTGGCCCTGTTTTCCATACTGCCACCATAAATATCTGTACGGTTATTTACGTTCGGGTTCAGGAATTGCTCAATCAGGTAGCCATTGGCGGCATGTAGTTCAACACCATCAAAACCTGCGGCAATCGCATTTTTTGCGGCGCTAACATATCCGCTGATCACATTCTGTACCCCTAGGGTAGATAACGCCACAGGAACAGGATAATCCTGCATGCCAGCTATGTCGGTATGCATCTGCCCGGCTGCTGCAATAGTCGATGCGCCTACCACTTGTACGTCCTCAGGCAAATTAGCGGGGTGACCAATACGGCCGGTATGCATGAGTTGCAGAAATATTTTGGTGTTGTTTTTATGTACGGCCGAAGTTGTCAGTTTCCAGCCTTCGATCTGTTCAGATGAAAAGATACCGGGGATACGGGCATAACCCAAAGCTTCAGGAGCAGGGGCAGTACCTTCGGTGATGATCAATCCCGCACCACTGCGCTGGCTGTAATATTCAGCCATCAGTGCATTGGGCAGGTTGCCGATTGCACGGCTGCGGGTCATGGGGGCCATTACTAAATGGTTTTTCAAATTCAGTGCCGGGCTACTATAGGGCATCAATAACTTTTTCATATCGTTTGTTTTTATGTTTTAAATGATATGTCAAAGGTCCGCAGGAAGTGAATTTTAAAATAGCGCGCCACGCCCGAAAAATAGTCCTATCCGCCCAAAGCGTATTTTTTGGGCTTCTGCTGATGGTGCCGCTCGAATAACCGGGTAAAGTGACTCAAATTGCTAAAACCCAGTTGGTACCCCGCTTCGCTTACTGAATAATTTTTGTGCCTGAGCAGATAGGCTGCTTCTTCCATTCGGGCTGTTTGGTAGTAATTGTAGATGCTATCGCCAAATACCTGCCGGAACAGATCTTTCATTTTGGTTTCGCTCATGCCGCCCAGTTTAGCCAACCCGGGCAGGCTGGGCGGCTGACCAAGATCGCTGAGTATAGCTTCCCTGATCAAAAAGAGCTTTTCCGCATCGGCTTTATTAACCGGACTATGCCGAGCCTGCTGGCGATTATGCAGCTGATTAAATACATCGAACAATAACGATTCCGCTTTGATCCGGTAGTAAAAACCGGCTAGTCCGTTCTCTGCCTGCGGTTCTGATAGCTGTCGGAGTGTCATTTGTGTTTCAGTGCCCATGCTTTCATAAAAAAGGAAGGATTCTTTTGGGTTCACAATGGCATCGATCAAGGCATCGGGCTGACGGAGTTCCAGCAACGTTTTCAGGCGGGAAGTGCTGAGCCCTATTACAGTATAATAGATCTCGGTATTAGCCGGGAAAGTGATCACAGAATCAAAATTGTTAGAGGCGATCTGGATCGCCATATCATTATACCGGCTGAAATTGTGTTGTTCCTCATCATCAGTAACCAGGCTTACCGGCTCTTCATTGTTATAAAAAATTACGCTGATAAAGCTTGCCGGATCCTTTGAACCAACACGTTTTAATATCAGTTCCTGGTCGAGCCGGTAGCGGTGTATCAGCAAACGGAAATCATCATTAAGGTCAACCCGGCGCACGAAACCCTCGCCAAGTGAAGCGGGGATTTGCAGCTCGTTGTTAACCACAGGCACATGCAACGCTTCGGCAAAGGCTGTCAAAAAGCTAAATTGTGGCTGAGTGATAAACTCTATTAACATATTTTACAAATGTTGTTCACGGATTCCTAAAGATCAGTATTTGAAATGAATAAAATCACCTGCTGCATATCAAATAGGACTTAGCTATTGGTTTAGGGCGTTTATGTAGTCGGAGACTACAGGCATAGTGGTCCGATTTAAAAACTTCGGACAGCGGGGGGGGGCTATAGATGATGATCATCATTGTCAGCAGCCCCAAAGCGTTTTTTCAAACCTTAAATCTCAACGGTCAGGTGTTATTATGCCCGCTTCACCGGGTTTCTCATAGGATGCCATGATGGATGCATTTACTTTCGGCTTAATTAATATCAAATTAAGTTTTAAAACTATGAAAAGAACAATGTTATGGGGCATACACCTTGTTGCAGGTGCGCTCATGATTTTCCTTTCTTCCTATAAGCAGAATAAGGAAACTGAGGTGAAAATCACCGGTATCAGATCAGCCAGGGGCCAACTTGTTTTGACTGTTTTTAAAGACCAGGCCAGTTATGATGCCGAAAAGCCTTGCAAAACATTCCTATTCGACAAAAAGGATTTATCGAACGGCAGCTTAACGGTAAAATGTGGATTGGAAGCAGGCGTTTATGGCATCACCTTAGTGGACGACGAAAATGGGAATGGTAAAATCGACAAAAATTTGATCGGTATTCCTAAAGAAGGATTCGGGTTCTCCAATTTCTTCATGGAAAAGTTAAAAAAACCAACCTTCGACGATTTTAAGGTTAACCTGAAAACTTATCCTACAATTGATATTAAAGTGAAGTATATGTAGCATGCATTGCTCAACATCATTAATTAAACATTAATCAACAGATCAAAAAAAAATGAAAACAATCTCAATTTATAAAAGTCTTTTTGCGGGCCTTGCATTCATGATAATAGCTGGTGGCCTTTCATCATGCAAAAAAAATACTATCGATGCTTCCGGGCAATTTAATATTAAAGTTGTAAATGCTTCGGCTACCGCCGGACCGCAGAGCTTTACACTGGCAAATTCGGTACTGGTAAGCGGCGGGCTTAATTTTACTGACGTATCGGCTTACATTAACGCTCCTTCGGGAAAGAATATGGTTATGGAGTTTAAGCCTGACGGAACAAACTCTGATTATGCAACCGGTTCACTTTATACTGCTAATGGTGTAAGTTTCACGGTTTATTTGGTTGGGAAAGGCTCTTCGGCAAGAGTGAAAGCTTTTCAGGATGATTTGGGTGCATCTAACGATGGAAAAGTAAAGATTAAGTTTATCCATTTAAGTGATAACGCGCCGTCTGATGTGGTTATTAAAAATTCCACAGGTAGTACCCTTGTTAACGACGTTAGCAGAAATATTGCCAGTGGTTATATATATGTTGACCCGGGAACCTTTTCCGTACAATTGATAGGTTTAGTTTCGGGGAAAAATTTAGGAACCTTTAGTTTTAATGATCTGCAGGCAGGGAAAATCTATTCGCTGTATTTCACAGACGATGCTAACGGATTACTTGTAATGAATGAAATTCTGCATAATTGATTGGTTAATACATTTCAAAGTCGCGTGGTCCTTTGGCTGCGTGGCTTTGAAATTTTAGGCAGGAGAGAAAATATTAACTTGAAATCATCCGGAATTGAAATTACTTAAACACTAAATATTCTTCTTCCTCTTAAAAATACTATTCAAATGCCTTACATACGAAAGTTGAAAATTTATTGAGGCTATATCGAACCTATTTCCGAATGCATATACCGATTTATCATTAATCAGCATAAGGTATGAAACGGCCCAGTTAGGTTTTGCATAGGTTGCCGATCCTCTGGCAAAAGCAGTGGGATAAATCTTAAGATTTCCGGTGCCGGCGTATTGTTGTTGGTTTCCACCATTAGCTCCTATTTTTGCCATTCCTGATAATAACCAAAAATCTCCAAGCACCCAGGAGTAGACATAGCCCAGATTAAGGCCCAGTTGCAAATCACGAAC
Protein-coding regions in this window:
- a CDS encoding alkene reductase, which codes for MKKLLMPYSSPALNLKNHLVMAPMTRSRAIGNLPNALMAEYYSQRSGAGLIITEGTAPAPEALGYARIPGIFSSEQIEGWKLTTSAVHKNNTKIFLQLMHTGRIGHPANLPEDVQVVGASTIAAAGQMHTDIAGMQDYPVPVALSTLGVQNVISGYVSAAKNAIAAGFDGVELHAANGYLIEQFLNPNVNNRTDIYGGSMENRARFAIEVAQRVADAIGKEKVGVRISPNSTLGDLQAYDADTTQETYIHLSREFNRIGLAYVHISINPQIPAQTLAAIRTEFEGTLIYCNTYTAEKAEAELNNGDADLIAFGRAFLANPDLEQRIINGTELNAPDFTTLYTPSSKGYTDYPVLFN
- a CDS encoding SIP domain-containing protein, which translates into the protein MGIIAKLISSILNKAKISYKAQLTPDAYHIQLKGVTIQQADFIPGNFLRVFVGKNKDLAFKDNIRSYSVWKLDKIEGTLDLVVCVHSNGPGSAWAMNCAVGDEVAFGWHKSSLAVDNAADNHLFIGDSSALGHLYEMNRSLSNGSRVQSIIYSPDKKNLFEDIDNTRPFEFYNFADNAGAHILKKIPDLIRNFSPNSMVYVAGDSRVCIQVHNYFRKELKWDARRIKAKPFWNPLKKGLE
- a CDS encoding SDR family NAD(P)-dependent oxidoreductase, with protein sequence MSKTIFITGASRGFGKIWAEAFLDRGDKVVVTSRNLSSLKDLAEKYESAVLTLELDITDREACFAAIAKANVHFGSIDVVINNAGTGVVGTIEELSEKEARDIIDANLFGTLWITQAVLPILRAQGSGHILQLSSALGIYAFPTVGIYSASKFAVEGLSEALAQEVKGLGIHITIVEPNGYATDFNNSSVKSISIPAYDSMKAELYANPEFKAADAYGDPQATSEAILLLVDSPNPPLRLILGKKALPLAKYIYAEKLTSWETWKDVSVKAHGL
- a CDS encoding alpha/beta hydrolase, yielding MALSEEVLQTIAFAEAHGYDKLNRFPAKQTREMMKLAPPNPNPTPVAQVINTITAKDNIPIRIYIPEGDGPFPVVSYFHGGGFVLMSLDTHDEICRQICANTSAVVMSADYKLAPEHPYPAGPESCVTATLWMIENAHRYQGIPERMAVAGDSAGGYMALYVAQKLTAAGVKLKAQFATYPVTDHYTADHPSWDENRKGYVLTAQLMQWFWDSFLIDPAGFEEASILRSKDFSGLPPALMMTANYDPLRDEGKAYADKLKAVGVDTVYKNYENTHGFFGMGTMGQEAMRMASEFLKAKLNS
- a CDS encoding helix-turn-helix transcriptional regulator, with translation MLIEFITQPQFSFLTAFAEALHVPVVNNELQIPASLGEGFVRRVDLNDDFRLLIHRYRLDQELILKRVGSKDPASFISVIFYNNEEPVSLVTDDEEQHNFSRYNDMAIQIASNNFDSVITFPANTEIYYTVIGLSTSRLKTLLELRQPDALIDAIVNPKESFLFYESMGTETQMTLRQLSEPQAENGLAGFYYRIKAESLLFDVFNQLHNRQQARHSPVNKADAEKLFLIREAILSDLGQPPSLPGLAKLGGMSETKMKDLFRQVFGDSIYNYYQTARMEEAAYLLRHKNYSVSEAGYQLGFSNLSHFTRLFERHHQQKPKKYALGG
- a CDS encoding sensor histidine kinase, giving the protein MHFPRPLPYLISLLVVWLCYSQAQGQSVLIRQEQHRLPFIKDSISQVNSLNRIGMLYHLKNPDSCFYYGMKAKTIAIRLHYRKGVTDADNVIATALFLRGLSRESLQLFSTVLHDYQQESDTANIAQALMNMATVYASITDTTQAKILSRRAIQTGRNLKQDSIMSLVYANYCMLNGALSDDSVRYYLDKSQKIALRYKDQRMLIAILQIRAGMLLNKNLKKEALPLIIRSLSEARNAGMEYLQANSLELYAAYYSDKPDSVRSYYDRIYQLAQEKGYIFLRVPVLKVVLTYTEMAGNKDKIIAVHRLLEAALTAENENQKKFIGDYIKYNAIQDDNILLETNNKNNKTEIFLLITGCLVSIMLIIFIYRLYKLSRHLNKQISEQNSNMQKTLIDLEQSQADNTRMMQIAAHDLRNPIGGITSIAALMLDDDDRSTEDRMMLELIKTSGQNSLELVSDLLQVHTKVEELKKEHVDLSLMLHYCVGLMHYKAEAKGQQLKLHTTPVTLSVNREKLWRVISNLIANAIKFSPSGADIYVDVQELNGRVLITVEDHGIGIPIEMKDKIFDMFTEAKRAGTAGEQPFGLGLAISKQIVEAHGGRIWFESKSGNGTTFFVELPIL
- a CDS encoding DUF4397 domain-containing protein translates to MKTISIYKSLFAGLAFMIIAGGLSSCKKNTIDASGQFNIKVVNASATAGPQSFTLANSVLVSGGLNFTDVSAYINAPSGKNMVMEFKPDGTNSDYATGSLYTANGVSFTVYLVGKGSSARVKAFQDDLGASNDGKVKIKFIHLSDNAPSDVVIKNSTGSTLVNDVSRNIASGYIYVDPGTFSVQLIGLVSGKNLGTFSFNDLQAGKIYSLYFTDDANGLLVMNEILHN
- a CDS encoding DUF2141 domain-containing protein; translated protein: MKRTMLWGIHLVAGALMIFLSSYKQNKETEVKITGIRSARGQLVLTVFKDQASYDAEKPCKTFLFDKKDLSNGSLTVKCGLEAGVYGITLVDDENGNGKIDKNLIGIPKEGFGFSNFFMEKLKKPTFDDFKVNLKTYPTIDIKVKYM